In the Clostridium beijerinckii genome, one interval contains:
- a CDS encoding TetR/AcrR family transcriptional regulator, translated as MINRRERKKELTKEIIIDSALALFEEKGFQETYMEEIATKSDISKGTLYNYFQDKESILSAYFQALINNHDNNFNEVSERFKETRDIKETLNKILDFINHIFRENIQYTAIYFRYRLQTLFNANPIDNPNRSGLENLISEVIKNAQENNQLRNDISSIIMARNFQFMYMNYFISSIYGDDNIDLELSKSQIIELFLNGAKLQKN; from the coding sequence ATGATAAATAGAAGAGAACGTAAAAAAGAATTAACTAAGGAAATAATAATTGATAGTGCATTAGCTCTTTTTGAAGAAAAGGGTTTTCAAGAAACCTATATGGAGGAAATAGCAACGAAATCGGATATTTCTAAGGGGACGTTATATAATTATTTCCAAGATAAAGAGTCAATATTATCAGCTTATTTTCAGGCACTTATAAATAATCATGATAATAATTTTAATGAAGTTAGTGAAAGATTCAAAGAAACAAGAGATATAAAAGAAACATTGAATAAGATATTAGATTTCATAAATCATATATTTAGAGAAAATATTCAATATACAGCAATTTATTTTAGATACAGACTCCAAACACTTTTTAACGCTAATCCCATAGATAATCCTAATAGAAGTGGATTGGAAAATTTGATTTCAGAAGTTATAAAAAATGCACAAGAAAATAACCAGCTTAGAAATGACATTTCTTCAATAATAATGGCAAGAAATTTTCAATTCATGTACATGAATTATTTTATTTCAAGTATTTATGGAGATGATAATATCGATTTAGAATTATCAAAGAGCCAAATTATAGAATTATTTTTAAATGGAGCAAAGCTTCAAAAAAATTAG
- a CDS encoding SEC-C metal-binding domain-containing protein: MKKKNDYNKQIKNGEENTGKCIEMKKCNEEEIENNKCKNCGEQASYFSDENNGWLCEDCRSIEDGLDKLADKIEKKLSKRVYSFDLNELINCLSKDEIYNIARNLGVNKISGLNKEKLIETLLKEYKNLVEKRALFFDEERYKILKSYVDSKGVKLFDDIDEEEADKSVYFIQQGMLFPIAKDGVSIFLMPEIVQGLIKERNNLEYRRKIKFNSEIINIFRAMNKVYGILKLEDAKEIIERYFNIENCEFEELIREATYYYNEYREEGIFIVNNEIDNFEELLKDIDTEKDLSYAMISKEELLNMLEENWVYNSKAGKTFYKEFTNMFRVDRDMLIAMMEDLIFDVQENEPKDAVDKMIELINIENDEARYVASSMMNKFVKKIRLWRYKGSTTNEIKSNVVSLKANKDIKRNDPCPCGSLKKYKKCCGKDEKVINLLE; encoded by the coding sequence TTGAAGAAAAAGAATGATTATAATAAACAAATAAAAAATGGAGAAGAAAATACAGGTAAATGCATTGAGATGAAAAAGTGCAATGAAGAGGAAATAGAAAATAATAAATGCAAAAACTGTGGAGAACAAGCAAGTTATTTTAGTGATGAAAATAATGGTTGGCTATGTGAGGATTGCAGGAGCATAGAAGATGGGTTAGATAAACTTGCTGATAAAATAGAGAAAAAGCTAAGTAAAAGAGTTTATTCTTTTGATTTAAATGAATTAATAAATTGTTTATCTAAAGATGAAATATATAATATAGCAAGAAATCTTGGAGTAAATAAGATATCAGGTTTAAATAAAGAAAAATTAATTGAAACATTACTTAAAGAATATAAGAATTTGGTTGAAAAAAGAGCTTTATTCTTTGACGAAGAAAGATATAAGATTTTAAAAAGTTATGTGGATAGCAAAGGTGTAAAACTTTTTGATGATATTGATGAAGAGGAAGCAGATAAGAGCGTATATTTTATACAGCAAGGAATGCTCTTTCCAATTGCAAAAGATGGGGTATCAATATTTTTAATGCCTGAAATAGTACAAGGATTAATCAAAGAAAGAAATAATCTTGAATATAGACGTAAAATAAAATTCAATAGTGAAATTATAAATATCTTTAGGGCAATGAATAAAGTATATGGTATTTTAAAACTAGAAGATGCTAAAGAGATAATAGAAAGATATTTTAATATAGAAAATTGTGAATTTGAAGAGTTAATTAGGGAGGCAACATATTACTACAATGAATATAGAGAAGAAGGAATATTTATTGTTAATAATGAAATAGATAATTTTGAGGAACTATTAAAGGATATAGATACAGAAAAAGATTTGAGTTATGCCATGATTTCGAAAGAAGAATTATTAAATATGTTAGAAGAAAATTGGGTTTATAATAGTAAAGCAGGAAAAACTTTTTATAAAGAGTTTACTAATATGTTTAGAGTAGATAGAGACATGCTAATAGCTATGATGGAAGACTTGATTTTTGATGTTCAAGAAAATGAACCTAAAGATGCAGTAGATAAAATGATAGAATTAATTAATATTGAAAATGACGAAGCCAGATATGTTGCATCTAGTATGATGAATAAATTTGTTAAGAAAATTAGGTTATGGAGATATAAGGGTTCAACCACTAATGAGATTAAATCAAATGTAGTTAGCTTAAAGGCAAATAAGGATATAAAAAGAAATGATCCTTGTCCATGTGGTAGTTTAAAAAAATATAAAAAGTGTTGTGGTAAAGATGAGAAGGTTATTAATTTATTGGAATAA
- a CDS encoding rhodanese-like domain-containing protein — MQTKKIELLETFLSLYINHFTVLENIGKEDSPYVILDVRNAPAQVKKDQIKGAIAMPAKELGNHLDELDKSKTYVVYDWTAGTTLGKTALLILLSEGFEAYELAGALEGWKGMNLPIEALE, encoded by the coding sequence ATGCAAACAAAAAAAATCGAATTATTAGAAACATTCCTTAGCTTATATATAAATCATTTTACTGTGTTAGAGAACATTGGAAAGGAAGATTCGCCATATGTCATATTAGACGTTCGTAATGCTCCGGCACAGGTAAAAAAAGACCAAATAAAAGGTGCTATTGCAATGCCAGCAAAAGAATTAGGAAACCATTTAGATGAATTAGATAAAAGCAAAACGTATGTTGTATATGATTGGACTGCTGGTACCACGCTTGGAAAAACAGCATTACTTATTTTATTATCAGAAGGTTTTGAAGCTTATGAGCTTGCAGGAGCACTTGAGGGTTGGAAAGGAATGAACCTTCCTATTGAAGCATTAGAATAA
- a CDS encoding ammonium transporter: protein MEINLGDCSFILICSALVLLMTPGLAFFYGGMVRRKNVLNTLMSSFFVCGLASIMWVLVGYSLSFGNDFHGIIGGLNFLGFNGVGAEPSAYAPTIPQELFAAFQMMFAIITPALITGALVERMKFSALFIFVAIWSLLVYYPMAHMVWGAGGLISSLGAVDFAGGNVVHISSGISGLVACIMLGKRRGHGIIAYRPHNIPFVVLGVALLWFGWFGFNAGSALGAGPLAVHAFMTTNTAAAAAMLSWMLIEKVKHGKPTLLGASTGAVLGLVAITPGAGFVPLWSSIIIGIAVSPICFFFVEKVKTKFGYDDALDAFGCHGIGGIWGGIATGIFGQTAINPVAQWNGLFYGDVKLFIAQIMSIVITIIFAGGMTFLIIKVMKMFMDIRVDSSEEADGLDVAEHGESAYPSFNGLD, encoded by the coding sequence ATGGAAATTAATTTAGGCGATTGCAGTTTTATATTAATCTGTTCAGCACTTGTACTTTTAATGACACCAGGACTTGCATTTTTTTATGGTGGAATGGTTCGTAGGAAAAATGTTTTAAATACATTGATGTCTTCATTCTTTGTTTGTGGATTAGCATCAATAATGTGGGTTTTAGTAGGTTATTCATTGTCTTTTGGTAATGACTTTCATGGGATAATAGGCGGACTTAATTTCTTAGGTTTTAATGGGGTGGGAGCAGAGCCTTCAGCATATGCACCTACAATACCTCAAGAGCTTTTTGCTGCATTTCAAATGATGTTTGCAATAATTACTCCAGCGCTTATAACTGGAGCTTTAGTAGAAAGAATGAAGTTTTCCGCATTGTTCATATTTGTAGCTATATGGTCACTTTTAGTATATTATCCAATGGCACATATGGTATGGGGAGCTGGTGGATTAATAAGTTCTTTAGGTGCCGTTGATTTTGCTGGAGGAAATGTAGTTCATATAAGCTCAGGTATTTCAGGCCTTGTAGCTTGTATTATGTTAGGTAAGAGACGTGGACATGGAATTATAGCATATAGACCACATAATATTCCATTTGTAGTTCTTGGAGTAGCATTACTTTGGTTTGGATGGTTTGGATTTAATGCAGGTAGTGCACTCGGAGCTGGTCCACTTGCTGTACATGCATTCATGACAACAAATACTGCAGCAGCAGCAGCTATGCTTTCATGGATGTTAATTGAAAAAGTAAAACATGGTAAGCCAACATTACTTGGAGCATCAACAGGAGCAGTATTAGGGTTAGTTGCAATTACACCAGGAGCAGGTTTTGTTCCACTTTGGTCATCAATTATAATTGGTATAGCAGTATCTCCAATTTGTTTCTTCTTTGTGGAAAAAGTAAAAACTAAGTTTGGATATGATGATGCACTTGATGCTTTTGGATGTCATGGAATCGGTGGAATTTGGGGTGGTATTGCAACTGGAATTTTTGGACAAACTGCAATTAATCCTGTAGCACAATGGAATGGTCTTTTCTATGGAGATGTTAAACTTTTCATTGCACAAATAATGAGTATTGTAATAACAATAATATTTGCAGGTGGGATGACTTTCTTAATTATAAAAGTTATGAAAATGTTTATGGATATTAGAGTTGATAGCTCAGAAGAAGCTGATGGACTTGATGTAGCTGAACATGGGGAATCTGCTTATCCATCATTTAATGGATTAGACTAG
- a CDS encoding IS3 family transposase (programmed frameshift), translated as MSKKLFSDEEIKSLSKNRYVKSVSKRGITYTDEFKILFIAERSKGKLPIHIFQDAEFDIDVIGNNRIWCASKRWRNAYNESGELGLRDSRKLNSGRPLKRELTVEEIIAKKDAEIAYWKAEAELLKKSSCKKRQVKNSKLSASSIFVIIQHIILTYNYKNMVSHLCEVALVSRSGYYNYLKSTGKRNRREEKDLELKDIILKAFNHRGYKKGSRSIKMVLENEFNLIINRKCIQRIMRKYNIECPIRKANPYRRMMKATHEHTVVPNILNREFKQDLVGKVLLTDITYLTYGASNRAYLSTIKDASTNEILSYQLSNSLTLDIATETIKKLMKNHKNLLNKDAFIHSDQGVHYTSPRFQKLLKKYKIGQSMSRRGNCWDNAPQESFFGHMKDEIDLKSCSTFEELEASIDNYMEYYNNYRYQWGLKKLAPVQYRNQLIAA; from the exons ATGAGTAAAAAATTATTTTCAGATGAAGAAATTAAAAGTTTATCAAAAAATAGATATGTTAAATCTGTAAGTAAACGTGGAATTACATATACAGATGAATTTAAAATATTGTTTATCGCTGAGCGTAGCAAGGGAAAACTACCTATTCATATTTTTCAAGATGCTGAATTTGATATAGATGTTATTGGAAATAATAGAATTTGGTGTGCAAGTAAAAGATGGCGTAATGCTTATAATGAATCAGGAGAGCTTGGTCTAAGAGATTCTAGAAAATTAAACAGTGGTCGTCCACTTAAACGTGAACTAACCGTTGAAGAAATAATAGCCAAAAAGGATGCAGAAATTGCTTATTGGAAAGCTGAGGCAGAACTATTAAAAAAATCGAGCTGCAAGA AAAGGCAGGTGAAAAATAGTAAACTAAGTGCATCATCAATCTTTGTAATAATACAACATATAATTTTGACATATAACTATAAAAATATGGTTTCACATTTATGCGAAGTAGCTTTAGTATCTAGATCAGGCTATTATAATTATTTAAAATCAACAGGCAAACGTAATCGTAGAGAAGAAAAGGATTTAGAATTGAAGGATATCATTCTTAAAGCATTTAATCATAGGGGCTACAAGAAAGGTTCTCGTTCTATAAAAATGGTGTTAGAGAATGAATTTAATCTTATAATAAATCGAAAATGTATACAACGAATCATGAGAAAATATAATATTGAGTGCCCAATTAGAAAAGCTAACCCTTATCGTAGAATGATGAAAGCTACTCATGAGCATACTGTTGTACCTAATATTTTAAATAGAGAATTCAAGCAAGATTTGGTCGGAAAAGTTTTATTAACAGATATAACTTATTTAACATATGGAGCATCCAATAGGGCTTATTTGTCAACTATTAAAGATGCTTCAACAAATGAAATTCTTTCATATCAGCTTTCCAATAGCCTTACATTAGATATAGCTACCGAAACTATTAAAAAGTTGATGAAAAATCACAAAAATTTACTAAATAAAGATGCCTTTATTCATTCGGATCAAGGAGTTCATTATACTAGTCCTAGATTTCAAAAACTTCTTAAAAAATATAAAATTGGTCAGTCTATGTCTAGGCGCGGAAATTGTTGGGATAATGCCCCGCAGGAATCATTTTTTGGTCATATGAAAGATGAAATTGACTTAAAAAGTTGTTCAACATTTGAAGAATTAGAAGCTTCAATTGATAACTATATGGAGTATTATAATAATTATAGATATCAGTGGGGACTTAAAAAGCTGGCTCCTGTACAATACAGAAACCAGCTCATAGCTGCCTAG
- a CDS encoding MarR family winged helix-turn-helix transcriptional regulator, translated as MDNFTFIDRPDNQRLQLMKAVYSELNSDIVKLFIDFQWTYRNMQKQYDYALDKNDLSESRFIILMFLYQAPNQTLLPSVISEKLGATRATVSKLLKAMEMKGWIIKSTSTTDKRSLSVQLTETGNHVLEKFLPENFSIVNNLLGSLSSEEIQQLSNLLKKINDSTQKYTQEKEK; from the coding sequence ATGGATAACTTTACTTTTATTGATCGTCCTGATAATCAGCGTTTACAGTTGATGAAAGCTGTTTATTCAGAATTAAATTCAGATATTGTCAAATTATTCATTGATTTTCAATGGACATATCGTAATATGCAAAAACAATATGATTATGCTCTTGATAAGAACGATTTAAGTGAATCAAGATTTATTATTTTGATGTTTCTATATCAGGCTCCAAACCAAACATTGTTGCCTTCAGTTATTTCGGAGAAATTGGGAGCCACTCGTGCAACAGTTAGCAAATTATTAAAAGCAATGGAGATGAAGGGTTGGATTATAAAAAGTACATCCACTACAGATAAACGTTCATTATCCGTCCAACTTACTGAAACAGGAAATCATGTTTTAGAGAAATTTTTACCAGAAAACTTTAGCATCGTTAACAATTTGCTGGGGAGTCTGTCTAGTGAAGAAATTCAGCAACTCTCAAATTTATTAAAAAAAATTAATGACAGCACTCAAAAATATACCCAAGAAAAGGAGAAATAA